In the Variovorax sp. S12S4 genome, one interval contains:
- a CDS encoding lipopolysaccharide biosynthesis protein: MASFAGIRKRLGGPIYAVADQCIYSASQLLLSFALARALSPSDFGIASAFLAIVSFQYILHTAVVHEPLLIKRYYASRSAAWWSWALVAAVSIAGFLVWQFTGFPGPLNWAGVALIIGYEIFWISRSILLVGRRFAVLCISGVLISIGYVAVLIGLKPASWTQALLWIAVIQLPFSLLIAGSLKNVIAPLPAPANAQTLTLKEASAYGWKASLSQLMSWIMTGGAILLLGSSADSAQGGLLKIYITFLLPMQYVLLALGYYILPKLATNWKSDHRKDAFRLFIKFVAFGFVVAEIGGVLLGLLGPHLVVLAFGKNYGGMDFSPFFYAPAIFGLTMCLRTGFRAAGRPGALLWCSIFGALVFAACMLMAKPPISYIQTINAMTLGFACMAVAMMAWLFFIMRAPAAPQAR, encoded by the coding sequence ATGGCGTCGTTCGCGGGAATCCGAAAACGCCTGGGAGGTCCGATCTATGCAGTTGCAGACCAGTGCATCTATAGCGCGAGCCAACTGCTGCTGAGCTTTGCGTTGGCGCGGGCGTTGTCGCCTTCGGACTTCGGCATTGCTTCGGCTTTTCTCGCAATCGTCAGCTTCCAGTACATCCTGCATACGGCGGTGGTGCATGAGCCGCTGTTGATCAAGCGCTACTACGCAAGTCGCTCGGCCGCCTGGTGGAGCTGGGCGCTGGTTGCCGCGGTGTCCATTGCCGGCTTTCTGGTGTGGCAGTTCACCGGGTTTCCGGGGCCGCTGAACTGGGCCGGCGTGGCATTGATCATCGGCTACGAGATCTTCTGGATTTCTCGCAGCATCCTGCTCGTCGGGCGCCGGTTCGCGGTGCTCTGCATATCGGGCGTCCTGATCAGCATCGGCTATGTGGCGGTGCTGATCGGCCTGAAGCCCGCTTCCTGGACGCAGGCCCTTCTATGGATTGCCGTCATCCAGCTGCCGTTCTCGCTCCTGATCGCAGGCAGCCTGAAAAACGTGATTGCGCCCCTGCCGGCGCCGGCCAATGCGCAGACGCTGACCCTCAAGGAGGCGTCGGCCTATGGTTGGAAGGCGAGCCTGTCGCAGCTCATGAGCTGGATCATGACGGGCGGCGCCATCTTGCTGCTGGGTTCTTCGGCCGATTCGGCGCAGGGCGGCTTGCTGAAGATCTACATCACCTTCTTGCTGCCCATGCAGTACGTGCTGCTTGCGCTGGGCTACTACATCCTGCCGAAGCTGGCGACCAACTGGAAATCCGACCATCGGAAAGACGCTTTTCGCCTGTTCATCAAGTTCGTCGCCTTCGGATTCGTGGTGGCGGAAATCGGCGGCGTATTGCTGGGCCTGCTGGGGCCTCATCTGGTGGTGCTGGCCTTCGGCAAGAACTACGGTGGAATGGATTTTTCGCCGTTTTTCTACGCGCCCGCAATCTTCGGCCTCACGATGTGCCTGCGGACCGGCTTCAGGGCCGCTGGCCGCCCTGGCGCTCTCTTGTGGTGCTCTATCTTCGGTGCGCTGGTGTTCGCGGCGTGCATGCTCATGGCCAAGCCCCCGATCTCCTACATCCAGACCATCAACGCCATGACGCTGGGCTTTGCCTGCATGGCGGTCGCAATGATGGCCTGGCTGTTCTTCATCATGCGCGCCCCCGCTGCGCCGCAGGCTCGCTGA
- a CDS encoding YjbF family lipoprotein, translating into MLATARHIYSGAPSAPPPAFNPNYRYLRVATGDQTVFMVLGYIDKRPEGAVEVWYSGSGEVVRLLDGRLVGTTGLSTDWREVRFSGLPAWTADASSPPSAKAYQRQRDMMPGYRFGIRDEIVLAPIAAPQQVALAGTPAASLRWYEERSVSRPASASLPPARFGVSQAGGTPRVVYSEQCISNDLCMSFEQWTPSSPAPVAAASAGT; encoded by the coding sequence ATGCTGGCAACGGCACGGCATATATATAGCGGCGCGCCTTCGGCGCCCCCGCCCGCCTTTAATCCCAATTACCGCTATTTGCGCGTAGCCACCGGCGACCAGACGGTGTTCATGGTGCTCGGCTATATAGACAAGCGCCCTGAAGGCGCGGTCGAAGTCTGGTACAGCGGCAGCGGCGAGGTCGTCAGGCTGCTCGATGGACGCCTGGTGGGAACCACCGGTCTTTCCACCGATTGGCGGGAGGTGCGGTTTTCGGGCCTGCCCGCCTGGACTGCCGATGCGAGCAGCCCGCCTTCCGCGAAAGCCTACCAACGCCAGCGCGACATGATGCCGGGCTACCGTTTCGGTATTCGGGACGAGATCGTGCTGGCGCCGATTGCCGCACCGCAGCAAGTCGCCTTGGCTGGCACGCCCGCTGCTTCCCTGCGCTGGTACGAGGAGCGCAGCGTTTCCCGGCCGGCAAGCGCCTCGCTGCCCCCCGCGCGCTTCGGCGTTTCGCAAGCGGGCGGCACCCCTCGGGTCGTTTATTCCGAGCAATGTATTTCCAATGATCTGTGTATGAGCTTCGAGCAGTGGACGCCTTCTTCCCCAGCACCCGTCGCAGCGGCGAGCGCTGGTACATGA
- the petA gene encoding ubiquinol-cytochrome c reductase iron-sulfur subunit: protein MSDMTSGSPRIDTSKRTWLIASSCAGVAGGVATAIPFVSTFQPSEKAKAAGAAVEVDIAGLKVGEKITVEWRGKPVWILKRSPEQVAELAKLDGQLADPLSKRHPDEFTPEYAQNQHRSIKPDVLVVVGICTHLGCSPVDRLQAGPQPSLPNDWEGGFLCPCHGSTFDLAGRVFKNKPAPDNLPVPPHMYVSDTKLLIGEDSKKA, encoded by the coding sequence ATGAGTGACATGACCTCCGGCTCCCCCCGGATCGACACAAGCAAGCGGACGTGGTTAATCGCATCCAGCTGTGCCGGCGTAGCGGGAGGCGTGGCCACCGCGATTCCCTTCGTGAGTACTTTCCAGCCCTCCGAAAAGGCCAAGGCCGCGGGCGCTGCGGTCGAGGTGGACATTGCGGGCCTCAAGGTCGGTGAGAAGATCACCGTCGAATGGCGCGGCAAGCCCGTCTGGATTCTCAAGCGCTCGCCCGAGCAGGTTGCCGAGCTCGCCAAGCTCGACGGCCAGCTGGCCGATCCGCTCTCCAAGCGGCACCCCGACGAGTTCACCCCCGAATACGCGCAAAACCAGCACCGCTCCATCAAGCCCGACGTGCTGGTGGTCGTGGGCATCTGCACCCACCTCGGCTGTTCGCCGGTCGACCGGCTCCAGGCCGGTCCGCAGCCTTCGCTGCCGAACGACTGGGAAGGCGGGTTCCTGTGCCCTTGCCATGGCTCGACCTTCGACTTGGCCGGCCGCGTCTTCAAGAACAAGCCCGCGCCTGACAACCTGCCGGTGCCCCCGCACATGTACGTGTCGGACACCAAGTTGCTCATCGGCGAAGACTCCAAGAAGGCCTGA
- a CDS encoding cytochrome b, giving the protein MAEFHEISPNAPAGEKLLNWVDNRFPLTKLWNDQWGKYYAPKNFNFWYIFGSLAMLVLVIQIVTGIFLVMHYKPDANQAFASVEYIMRDVPWGWLIRYIHSTGASAFFIVVYLHMFRGLMYGSYRKPRELIWVFGCAIFLCLMAEAFMGYLLPWGQMSYWGAQVIVNLFAAIPFIGPDLALLIRGDYVVSDATLNRFFSFHVIAVPLVLLGLVVAHLIALHEVGSNNPDGIEIKAKRGPDGHPLDGIPSHPYYTVHDIFGVVVFLTIFSAVVFFAPEAGGYFLEYNNFIPADSLKTPNHIAPVWYFTPFYSMLRATTDDMVNVFALIIGLAAILNFVKGKSGTALKIAVVVVAAVAIFLLKAFDAKFWGVVVMGGSVIILFFLPWLDKSEVKSIRYRPGWHKYVYGVFVFLFLILGYLGIQAPGVWGNLVIGSFALDIAQTISQIGTLFYFGFFLLMPWWSSKGEFKPVPDRVTFAAH; this is encoded by the coding sequence ATGGCTGAATTCCACGAAATTTCCCCCAACGCGCCCGCCGGCGAGAAGCTGCTCAACTGGGTCGACAACCGCTTCCCGCTGACCAAGCTCTGGAACGACCAGTGGGGCAAGTACTACGCGCCGAAGAACTTCAACTTCTGGTACATCTTCGGCTCGCTCGCGATGCTGGTCCTCGTGATCCAGATCGTGACCGGCATCTTCCTGGTGATGCACTACAAGCCCGACGCGAACCAGGCGTTCGCATCGGTCGAGTACATCATGCGCGACGTGCCCTGGGGCTGGCTCATCCGCTACATCCACTCGACGGGCGCCTCGGCGTTCTTCATCGTGGTGTACCTGCACATGTTCCGCGGCCTCATGTACGGCAGCTACCGCAAGCCGCGCGAGCTGATCTGGGTGTTCGGCTGCGCGATCTTCCTGTGCCTGATGGCCGAAGCCTTCATGGGTTACCTGCTGCCGTGGGGCCAGATGAGCTACTGGGGCGCCCAGGTGATCGTGAACCTGTTCGCCGCCATCCCGTTCATCGGTCCTGACCTGGCCCTGCTGATCCGCGGCGACTACGTGGTGAGCGACGCCACGCTCAACCGCTTCTTCAGCTTCCACGTGATCGCCGTGCCGCTGGTGCTGCTCGGCCTTGTGGTGGCTCACCTCATCGCGCTGCACGAAGTGGGTTCCAACAACCCCGACGGCATCGAGATCAAGGCCAAGCGCGGCCCTGATGGCCATCCGCTCGACGGCATTCCGTCGCACCCGTACTACACGGTGCACGACATCTTCGGCGTAGTGGTGTTCCTCACGATCTTCTCGGCCGTGGTGTTCTTCGCGCCCGAAGCAGGTGGGTACTTCCTGGAGTACAACAACTTCATTCCGGCCGATTCGCTCAAGACGCCCAACCACATTGCGCCGGTCTGGTACTTCACGCCGTTCTATTCGATGCTGCGTGCAACCACCGACGACATGGTCAACGTTTTCGCGCTGATCATCGGCTTGGCCGCCATCCTGAACTTCGTCAAGGGCAAGTCGGGCACCGCGCTGAAAATCGCGGTCGTCGTGGTGGCGGCCGTGGCGATCTTCCTGCTCAAGGCGTTCGACGCCAAGTTCTGGGGCGTGGTCGTGATGGGCGGCTCGGTCATCATCCTGTTCTTCCTGCCCTGGCTGGACAAGAGCGAAGTCAAGTCGATCCGCTATCGTCCGGGCTGGCACAAGTATGTCTACGGCGTCTTCGTGTTCCTCTTCCTGATCCTGGGCTACCTGGGCATCCAGGCGCCCGGCGTCTGGGGCAACCTGGTCATCGGTTCGTTCGCGCTCGACATCGCGCAGACCATCTCGCAGATCGGCACGCTTTTCTACTTCGGTTTCTTCCTGCTCATGCCCTGGTGGAGCAGCAAGGGCGAGTTCAAGCCCGTGCCCGACCGCGTGACCTTCGCCGCCCATTGA
- a CDS encoding cytochrome c1 — protein MKKSISGWLAVVGLALGLTFSAAASAESGGIAWDKAPNKTTDVASLQNGAKLFVNYCLNCHSAAFMRYNRLQDIGISEQQIKDNLLFSTDKVGETMKANIDARQAKDWFGTTPPDLTLVARSRAGHGGTGADYLYTYLRTYYRDDTKATGWNNLVFPSVAMPNPLWELQGERRPVYAKVEQHGHATEVFKGWEQVTPGTMTPLQFDNAVGDLVGYLQWMAEPAQNTRIRIGVWVLLFLAMSLVFVWRLNASYWKDVK, from the coding sequence ATGAAGAAAAGCATTTCTGGCTGGCTCGCGGTTGTGGGCCTGGCACTGGGCCTGACCTTTTCCGCAGCCGCCTCGGCCGAATCTGGCGGCATTGCATGGGACAAGGCGCCCAACAAGACCACCGACGTGGCCTCCCTCCAGAACGGCGCCAAGCTGTTCGTCAACTACTGCCTGAACTGCCACTCCGCGGCTTTCATGCGCTACAACCGCCTGCAGGACATCGGCATTTCCGAGCAGCAGATCAAGGACAACCTGCTGTTCTCGACCGACAAGGTCGGCGAGACCATGAAGGCCAACATCGATGCACGCCAGGCCAAGGACTGGTTCGGCACCACGCCGCCCGACCTGACGCTGGTCGCGCGCTCGCGCGCCGGCCACGGCGGCACCGGTGCCGACTACCTGTACACCTACCTGCGCACCTACTACCGCGACGACACCAAGGCCACCGGCTGGAACAACCTCGTGTTCCCGAGCGTTGCCATGCCCAACCCGCTGTGGGAGCTGCAAGGCGAGCGCCGTCCGGTCTACGCCAAGGTCGAGCAGCACGGCCACGCAACTGAAGTGTTCAAGGGCTGGGAGCAAGTTACCCCCGGCACCATGACGCCGCTGCAGTTCGACAATGCCGTGGGCGACCTGGTGGGCTACCTGCAATGGATGGCCGAGCCGGCACAGAACACGCGCATCCGCATCGGCGTGTGGGTGCTGCTGTTCCTGGCCATGTCGTTGGTTTTCGTGTGGCGACTGAACGCCTCGTACTGGAAAGACGTCAAGTAG
- a CDS encoding glutathione S-transferase N-terminal domain-containing protein: MMVLYSGTTCPFSHRCRFVLFEKGMDFEIRDVDLYNKPEDISVMNPYGQVPILVERDLILYESNIINEYIDERFPHPQLMPGDPVDRARVRLFLLNFEKELFVHVATLENRTAKGNEKALEKARSHIRDRLTQLAPVFLKNKYMLGDNFSMLDVAIAPLLWRLDYYGIDLSKNAAPLLKYAERIFSRPAYIEALTPSEKVMRK, from the coding sequence ATGATGGTCTTGTATTCAGGAACGACCTGCCCCTTTTCCCACCGCTGCCGGTTCGTGTTGTTCGAAAAGGGCATGGATTTCGAAATCCGCGACGTCGACCTCTACAACAAGCCCGAAGACATCAGTGTGATGAACCCGTACGGCCAGGTGCCGATCCTGGTCGAGCGCGACCTGATCCTGTACGAGTCGAACATCATCAACGAGTACATCGACGAGCGCTTTCCGCATCCCCAGCTGATGCCCGGCGATCCGGTCGACCGCGCCCGCGTGCGCCTGTTCCTGCTCAACTTCGAGAAGGAACTCTTCGTGCACGTGGCCACGCTCGAGAACCGCACCGCCAAGGGCAACGAGAAGGCTCTCGAAAAGGCCCGCTCGCACATTCGCGACCGCCTTACGCAGCTCGCACCCGTGTTCCTCAAGAACAAGTACATGCTGGGCGACAACTTCTCGATGCTCGACGTGGCCATTGCGCCGCTGCTCTGGCGCCTGGACTACTACGGCATTGACCTCAGCAAGAACGCAGCGCCGCTTCTGAAGTACGCTGAGCGCATCTTCTCGCGCCCGGCTTACATCGAAGCGCTCACCCCGTCCGAAAAGGTCATGCGCAAGTAA
- a CDS encoding ClpXP protease specificity-enhancing factor, whose translation MINALESSSTRPYLIRALYEWCTDNGFTPYVAVQVDDTVQVPREYVKNGEIVLNISFDATSSLKLGNDFIEFKARFAGSAREIIVPVGRVIAIYARENGQGMAFPAPVPAGSGAEGGASTGAAAPSPQGPARMPLRDASRGTEGDAGKIVHLVTGEDADEMVDVGDDSGASSEPHDEPPRPPAGGGSRPSLKRVK comes from the coding sequence ATGATCAACGCGCTCGAGTCGTCCTCCACCCGCCCGTACCTCATCCGGGCGCTGTACGAATGGTGCACCGACAACGGGTTTACGCCCTATGTCGCGGTGCAGGTCGACGACACCGTCCAGGTGCCGCGCGAATACGTGAAGAACGGCGAGATCGTGCTGAACATCAGCTTCGACGCGACCAGTTCGCTCAAGCTCGGCAACGACTTCATCGAGTTCAAGGCCCGTTTTGCCGGCAGCGCGCGCGAGATCATCGTGCCCGTGGGCCGTGTGATCGCGATCTATGCACGCGAGAACGGGCAGGGCATGGCCTTTCCGGCTCCCGTGCCGGCAGGCAGCGGCGCAGAGGGCGGTGCTTCCACGGGCGCCGCGGCGCCTTCGCCCCAGGGGCCCGCGCGCATGCCGCTGCGCGATGCGTCTCGCGGTACCGAAGGCGATGCCGGCAAGATCGTGCACCTGGTAACAGGTGAAGACGCGGATGAGATGGTCGATGTCGGCGACGATTCCGGCGCATCCTCCGAGCCGCACGACGAGCCGCCGCGCCCTCCAGCCGGTGGCGGCAGCCGCCCCTCGCTCAAGCGCGTGAAGTAG
- a CDS encoding YoaK family protein, translated as MRRLRFLTHRHRAPSTNRVLGLLLAFNAGAVNAGGFLVLHMYTSHMTGFASQFADSLVLGNTKLLLNALGAILAFLSGAAVCAILVNWGRQHRLRSVYAVPLLLEAALMFPFGLIGAITLTWPTPFAVPLTVLLLSFIMGLQNAVGSKTSGGSIRTTHMTGNITDVGMELGKLLYWNRHATPERAMVRHNRRRMQAAGGLIGMFVLGGIVGALGFSYLGFVCVVPLAALLLAVSVPPLVQDVPRSRTLQKLLAALKPRPRCP; from the coding sequence ATGCGCAGACTCCGCTTTCTTACCCACCGCCACCGCGCCCCTTCGACGAATCGGGTGCTCGGGCTTCTGCTGGCCTTCAATGCCGGCGCGGTGAATGCGGGAGGCTTTCTTGTGCTGCACATGTATACGTCGCACATGACGGGTTTCGCGTCGCAGTTCGCCGACAGCCTGGTGCTGGGCAACACGAAGCTGCTGCTGAATGCGCTGGGAGCCATCCTGGCGTTTCTTTCGGGGGCAGCCGTCTGCGCGATTCTCGTGAACTGGGGCCGCCAGCATCGCTTGCGCAGCGTCTATGCGGTACCGCTGCTGCTCGAGGCGGCGCTCATGTTTCCGTTCGGCCTGATCGGGGCCATCACCCTGACATGGCCCACGCCGTTTGCGGTGCCGCTCACGGTGCTGTTGCTCTCATTCATCATGGGCTTGCAGAACGCGGTCGGCTCCAAGACCTCCGGCGGCAGCATCCGCACGACCCACATGACGGGCAACATCACCGATGTGGGCATGGAACTGGGCAAGCTGCTCTACTGGAACCGCCATGCAACGCCCGAACGGGCGATGGTGCGCCACAACCGCCGCAGGATGCAGGCGGCGGGCGGGCTGATCGGCATGTTCGTGCTGGGCGGGATCGTCGGCGCACTCGGTTTCAGCTACCTCGGCTTCGTATGCGTGGTGCCGCTCGCGGCATTGCTGTTGGCCGTCTCGGTGCCGCCTCTGGTGCAGGACGTGCCGCGGTCCAGAACACTGCAGAAACTATTGGCGGCACTCAAACCGCGCCCACGCTGCCCGTGA
- a CDS encoding SDR family oxidoreductase: MKSTTASPPKSAKSFQSAGPAQTAAKHREVQREQDEKDSAKPAAKKSSQPAQAGSRPQPANPMPAQHLSKPGQEADMALRPRFEAPDYQGSGKLEGMTALITGGDSGIGRAVALLYAREGADVAIVHLDEDEDAEETRRHVEDEGARCIVIKGDVCDPAFCREAVDKTIEAFGKLDILVNNAAFQLHAASIEDITDERFDLTLRTNVFGYFQMARAAVPHLGQGSSIINTGSVTGLEGSAHLLDYSTTKGAIHAFTKSLASNLLPKGIRVNAVAPGPVWTPLNPADSPPEKVKDFGKNTDMQRPAQPEELSPAYVFLAAPSCASYITGIVLPITGSVGAV, from the coding sequence ATGAAATCGACCACCGCATCACCTCCCAAATCCGCCAAGTCATTCCAGTCCGCGGGACCCGCCCAGACGGCGGCCAAGCATCGGGAAGTCCAGCGCGAGCAAGATGAAAAGGACAGCGCGAAACCCGCTGCCAAGAAGTCCAGCCAGCCCGCACAGGCAGGCTCGCGCCCGCAGCCGGCCAACCCGATGCCGGCCCAGCACCTGAGCAAGCCCGGCCAGGAAGCCGACATGGCGCTGCGGCCGCGCTTCGAGGCACCCGACTACCAGGGCAGCGGCAAGCTCGAGGGCATGACGGCACTGATCACCGGAGGCGACTCGGGCATTGGGCGCGCCGTGGCGCTGCTGTATGCACGCGAAGGCGCCGACGTGGCCATCGTGCACCTCGATGAAGACGAGGACGCGGAGGAAACCCGGCGGCACGTGGAGGACGAAGGCGCGCGCTGCATCGTGATCAAGGGCGACGTCTGCGATCCGGCGTTCTGCCGCGAAGCGGTCGACAAGACCATCGAGGCCTTCGGCAAGCTCGACATCCTGGTGAACAACGCGGCCTTCCAGCTGCATGCGGCGTCCATCGAGGACATTACCGACGAACGCTTCGACCTGACGCTCAGGACCAACGTGTTCGGCTATTTCCAGATGGCGCGCGCCGCGGTGCCGCACCTGGGCCAGGGCTCGTCGATCATCAACACCGGCTCGGTCACGGGTCTCGAGGGAAGCGCGCACCTGCTCGACTACTCCACGACCAAAGGCGCCATCCACGCCTTCACCAAGTCGCTGGCCAGCAACCTGCTGCCCAAGGGCATCCGCGTGAATGCGGTGGCGCCAGGGCCGGTGTGGACGCCCTTGAATCCCGCGGACAGCCCGCCCGAAAAGGTCAAGGACTTCGGCAAGAACACCGACATGCAAAGGCCGGCACAGCCCGAGGAGCTCTCCCCCGCCTATGTGTTCCTGGCCGCGCCGAGTTGCGCCAGCTACATCACCGGCATCGTGCTGCCGATCACGGGCAGCGTGGGCGCGGTTTGA
- the recJ gene encoding single-stranded-DNA-specific exonuclease RecJ, whose translation MKIIAREIPPRTVWALEQAGVHPLLARLFAARGVLAKDELDDGLARLLPPDTLHGTREAAVLLADAMAQDKRLCIVADYDCDGATACAVAVRGLRLLGAKNVSYLVPDRVVDGYGLTPPIAERVANSGADMLITVDNGIASVEGVAAAKARGLQVLVTDHHLPGPELPAADVLVNPNQPCCGFESKSIAGVGVMFYVLLALRSELRTRGVFTAATQPKLDVLLPLVALGTVADVVKLDANNRRLVAQGLRRIRAGALPAGIAALFKAAGRNAAVATTFDFGFALGPRINAAGRLADMTLGIECLLTDDAGRADELARMLDGINRERRDIEGGMRDQALMLAESLFGPDAKGGEAPPAAISVFDAEFHEGVVGIVASRLKDRFHRPTFVFAASGAPGKEHELKGSGRSIPGFHLRDALDLVAKRHPGVLLRFGGHAMAAGCTVAREKFEVFERALAEVAHEWLDAATLTRRLDTDGPLEREYMRIDLVDTLHREVWGQGFAPPTFSEEVEVVSQRLVGEKHLALKLRHQGHPVDGIWFGHTDPLPARVKLAFRLDADEWQGVRRVRFLVEGAEI comes from the coding sequence ATGAAGATCATCGCCAGGGAAATTCCGCCCCGCACGGTCTGGGCGCTGGAGCAGGCCGGCGTACACCCCTTGCTGGCCCGCCTTTTTGCCGCGCGCGGCGTGCTGGCCAAGGACGAGCTCGACGACGGCCTGGCGCGCCTGCTGCCGCCCGATACGCTGCACGGCACGCGCGAGGCCGCGGTGCTGCTGGCCGATGCCATGGCGCAGGACAAGCGCCTGTGCATCGTGGCCGACTACGACTGCGACGGCGCCACTGCCTGCGCGGTTGCCGTGCGCGGCCTGCGCCTGCTCGGCGCAAAGAACGTGAGCTACCTGGTGCCCGACCGCGTGGTCGACGGCTACGGCCTTACACCGCCCATTGCCGAGCGCGTCGCAAACAGCGGCGCCGACATGCTGATTACCGTGGACAACGGCATTGCCAGCGTCGAAGGCGTGGCCGCCGCCAAGGCGCGCGGCCTGCAGGTGCTGGTGACCGACCACCACCTGCCCGGCCCCGAACTGCCGGCCGCCGATGTGCTGGTGAACCCCAACCAGCCCTGCTGCGGCTTCGAGAGCAAGAGCATTGCCGGCGTGGGCGTGATGTTCTATGTGCTGCTGGCGCTGCGCTCCGAGTTGCGCACGCGCGGCGTGTTCACGGCGGCCACGCAGCCCAAGCTCGACGTGCTGCTTCCGCTGGTGGCGCTTGGCACCGTGGCCGACGTGGTGAAGCTCGACGCCAACAACCGTCGCCTGGTGGCGCAGGGCCTCAGGCGCATTCGCGCTGGCGCGCTGCCGGCGGGCATTGCGGCCCTGTTCAAGGCGGCGGGGCGCAATGCTGCCGTGGCCACCACTTTCGACTTCGGCTTTGCACTGGGGCCGCGCATCAATGCGGCCGGACGCCTCGCCGACATGACGCTGGGCATCGAGTGCCTGCTAACGGATGACGCGGGCCGCGCCGACGAACTCGCGCGCATGCTCGACGGCATCAACCGCGAGCGGCGCGACATCGAAGGCGGCATGCGCGACCAGGCACTGATGCTGGCCGAGTCGCTGTTCGGCCCCGATGCGAAGGGCGGCGAAGCACCGCCCGCCGCCATCAGCGTGTTCGACGCGGAATTCCACGAGGGCGTGGTCGGCATCGTGGCCTCGCGCCTGAAAGACCGCTTCCATCGCCCGACCTTCGTATTTGCCGCGAGCGGCGCACCGGGCAAGGAGCACGAGCTCAAGGGCTCGGGCCGGTCGATTCCGGGCTTTCACCTGCGCGATGCGCTCGACCTCGTGGCCAAGCGGCATCCGGGCGTGCTGCTGCGCTTTGGCGGCCATGCCATGGCGGCGGGCTGCACCGTGGCGCGCGAGAAATTCGAGGTGTTCGAGCGCGCGCTGGCCGAGGTGGCGCACGAGTGGCTCGACGCAGCCACGCTGACCCGGCGCCTGGACACCGACGGACCGCTGGAGCGCGAGTACATGCGCATCGACCTCGTCGACACGCTGCACCGCGAGGTGTGGGGCCAGGGCTTTGCGCCGCCCACCTTCAGCGAGGAAGTGGAGGTGGTGTCGCAACGCCTCGTCGGCGAAAAGCACCTGGCGCTCAAGCTGCGGCACCAGGGCCACCCGGTCGACGGCATCTGGTTCGGCCATACCGACCCGCTGCCCGCACGCGTGAAGCTCGCCTTCAGGCTCGATGCCGATGAGTGGCAGGGGGTGCGCCGCGTGCGCTTCCTGGTCGAGGGCGCTGAAATCTAG
- a CDS encoding lipoprotein-releasing ABC transporter permease subunit — MRLPYELQLGWRYTRAGRATRRNGFISFISGVSMLGIALGVAALIIVLSVMNGFQKEVRDRMLGVVSHIEILSRDGQALPDIDAIMAAARKNPEVVGAAPFIATQALIARGEDMKGTLVRGIVPKLEPEVTDIATTAQKGTLDKLVPGEFGIVLGGELARSLFVQPGDQVTLVAPGGQVTPAGVVPRLKQFTVVGTFDSGHYEYDSALAMIHAEDAQRVFRLDGPTGIRIKLKDLNEARDVADQMAVTLPGQFLIRDWTRQNKTWFAAVQVEKRMMFIILTLIVAVAAFNLVSTLVMTVTDKRADIAILRTLGSSPRSIMGIFVVQGAMVGVIGTVAGLLLGLGIAYNIDVIVPALEQLFHASFLPKDIYLISKMPSDPQRSDIMPIAIISLVLAFLATLYPSWRASRVNPAEALRYE, encoded by the coding sequence ATGCGACTTCCTTATGAACTGCAACTCGGCTGGCGCTACACGCGCGCAGGCCGGGCGACACGGCGCAACGGCTTCATCTCCTTCATCTCGGGCGTATCGATGCTCGGCATTGCGCTGGGGGTGGCGGCGCTGATCATCGTGCTCAGCGTGATGAACGGCTTCCAGAAGGAAGTGCGCGACCGCATGCTCGGCGTCGTGTCGCACATCGAAATACTTTCGCGCGACGGCCAGGCCCTGCCCGACATCGACGCCATCATGGCCGCGGCGCGCAAGAATCCCGAGGTGGTCGGCGCGGCTCCCTTCATTGCCACGCAGGCGCTCATCGCGCGCGGCGAGGACATGAAGGGCACGCTGGTGCGCGGCATCGTGCCCAAGCTCGAACCCGAGGTCACCGACATTGCCACCACCGCCCAAAAGGGCACGCTCGACAAGCTGGTGCCGGGTGAATTCGGCATCGTGCTCGGCGGCGAGCTCGCGCGGTCGCTCTTCGTGCAACCCGGCGACCAGGTCACGCTGGTGGCGCCCGGCGGGCAGGTCACGCCCGCGGGCGTGGTGCCGCGACTCAAGCAGTTCACCGTGGTGGGCACCTTCGATTCGGGCCACTACGAATACGACTCGGCCCTGGCCATGATTCACGCGGAAGACGCCCAGCGCGTGTTCAGGCTCGACGGGCCCACCGGCATCCGCATCAAGCTCAAGGACCTGAACGAGGCACGCGACGTGGCCGACCAGATGGCCGTCACGCTGCCGGGCCAGTTCCTCATTCGCGACTGGACGCGCCAGAACAAGACATGGTTTGCGGCCGTGCAGGTCGAGAAGCGCATGATGTTCATCATCCTCACGCTCATCGTGGCGGTGGCCGCGTTCAACCTGGTGTCCACCCTGGTGATGACCGTGACCGACAAGCGGGCGGACATTGCCATCCTGCGCACGCTGGGCAGCTCGCCGCGCAGCATCATGGGCATCTTCGTGGTGCAGGGCGCCATGGTCGGGGTGATCGGCACCGTGGCCGGGCTGCTGCTGGGGCTGGGCATTGCCTACAACATCGACGTGATCGTGCCCGCGCTCGAGCAGCTCTTTCATGCGAGCTTCCTGCCGAAGGACATCTACCTGATCAGCAAGATGCCGAGCGATCCGCAGCGCAGCGACATCATGCCGATTGCGATCATTTCCCTTGTCCTGGCCTTCCTGGCCACGCTGTATCCGAGCTGGCGCGCGAGCCGCGTCAACCCCGCCGAGGCCCTGCGCTATGAGTGA